The Intestinibaculum porci DNA window TGTGGCGGCAAGGGCTGTGCAATGTGTAAAGGGACCGGCTGGATTGAAATCTTAGGGGCTGGTATGGTTAACCCACATGTCTTGGAAATGTGTGGTTTCGATCCGAAAGTTTATCAGGGCTTTGCCTTTGGGATCGGTCTGGAACGTGTGGCCATGTTAAAATATGGTATTGATAATATTCGTGATTTCTATAATGATGATTTAAGATTCTTAAATCAGTTTGCAAGAAAGGGGTAAAAAAGGATGAATGCAAGTTTAAAAGTACTTAATAACTATGTGAAGGTCGATGATCAGGATCCTTTGGAATTATCAGAGAAGATTACACGCATCGGCCACGAAGTGGAAGGGCATCATCCTTTAGCTGTCGGCACGAAATTAGTTGTCGGCTATGTAAAGGAATGTATTGATCATCCTAATAGTGATCATTTACATATCTGTCAGGTAGAAATCGCTCCTGGAGAAGTGACCCAGATTGTCTGTGGAGCCCCTAATGTGGCAGCGGGAGAAAAAGTTGTTGTCGCTTTACCGGGCTGTGAACTTTATGGCGGTAAAATTGCGGCTGGTAAAATCCGCGGAGAAGAATCAAATGGGATGATCTGTTCGATTGCGGAATTAATTCCTGATAACCGTTTATTAAGAGATGAAGATAAAGCTGGGATCCATGTCTTACCAGCAGATGCGCCGGTTGGCGTGGAAGCGTTAAGCTATATGGGCTTAGATGATTTCATTATGGAAATCGGTTTAACCCCTAACCGTAGTGACTGTATGGCGATGACTTCTTTAGCTTATGAAGTGGGCGCTGTTTTAAGACGTCCTGTAACATTACCAGAAATTCATCATTATGATGAATTAGAAAGTGATATTACTGTTGATGTAGAAACAGACTTATGCCCATTCTTTGGCGCTAAGTTAGTGAAAGGCGTAGAAACGCATGAATCACCAGCATGGCTGCGTCATGCCTTATTATCAAGCGGTATTAAACCAATCAATAACATTGTGGATATCTCTAACTTTGTGATGGTGGAAACTGGTCAGCCAATTCATATGTATGACTATGATAAGTTAAATAAGAAAGCCTTCACCATTAAACAGGGCTTTAGCGGTGACTATAAGATGTTAGATGGCGAAGATTATACCATTGAAAAAGAAGATATCATCGTTTCTACTGATGGCACTGTTGGCTGCGTTGCAGGGGTCATGGGCGCTGATGCTACTAAGATTGATGAAAATACGAAAAATATCGTTATTGAAGCCGCTACTTTTGACGGACCACAGCTGCGTATGACCGCTCGTCGTTTAAACTTATTAACGGAAGCTTCTCAGCATTATATTAAAGGCGCGATCAATACGGCTAATACATTAAATGTCTTAGATCGCTGTGCTGATTTATTAAAACAGTTAGCAAATGCCAAAGAAATCTATAAGACTGTGGCGACAGATTATGTGGCTCCAGAAAAGAAAGTTACCGTTTCTGTGGAACGTGTCAATGGTTTGTTAGGCACCAGCTTCACTGTTGAAGAAATTAAAGATGTCTTCGATCGTTTATGCTTTAGCTATGATCTTGATGGCACAAACTTTACCGTAACGGTGCCAGCATATCGTAACGATATTTCAATGGATGCTGATTTAATTGAAGAAGTTGCACGTTTATATGGTTATGATAACCTTCCATCAACATTACCAGAAATGTCTATGACACAAGGTTTATTAACAGATAAACAAGCGAAAGAAAGAGCTATTGCCCATATCCTTTCTGATTTAGGCTTACATGAAACTCTAACCTATACTTTAACATCACCAAGCAAAGTCAATGACTTTAATCTCTTCCATCCTGATGATGAAAACATTAAATTAATGTGGCCATTAGGGGAAGAACACAGCGTGACAAGAAAATCGATTCTGCCACACTTATTGGAAGTGGTGAAATACAACAATGACCATGCGATGAAAGATGTTAACATCTTTGAAATTGCGAATACTTATGTCAATGAAGAAATTGAACAGTTAGGGATCGCGATGAGCGGTCTGTATATGGATATCCCATGGATGGGTGAAAAGGTCGAAGCAAGCTACTATGTTGTCAAAGGCTTAGTAGAAAAAGTGATGGATGTCTTAAATATTACGCCAGCCCGTTATAGCTTAGTGCGCGTTGAAGAAGACAATAAAGACTTCCACCCAGGACGCAGTGCTTATATTCGTATGGGTAAAGACATCGTTGGGGTGATTGGCCAGGTCCATCCTGCCAAAGCCAAAGCTTATGGTGTTGGTGAAACGTACGTTGCACAGTTAAACTTAACGGCTTTAATTGGTGTGCGTTCTTCGAAACTGAAGTTCACCGCTTTACCACAGTATCCATCAGTCTCTCGTGACTTAGCATTAATCGTTGATCGCGATGTGCCAGCAAGTGATATTGAACGCACGATCTTCAAAGCTTCGAAACTGATCAAAGATACAACCATCTTTGATGTTTACGAAGGAGAACATGTGGCTAAGGATAAGAAATCCATTGCCGTTTCCTTAATGTTACAGGATGAAAAACGAACGCTTGATGAAAAAACCGTCAATGAAGCGATGGAACAAGTCTTAGCGGCAGTGAAGAAAGCTTACAGTGCTGAATTAAGACAATAATGATGAAGAGCCAGGAACTGCGGATCCTGGCTCTTTTACTTAAGCATTGAGGAAAAAGATATGACAAATGTCATATCGATTAAATGATAGAATAGGGATGAAAAGGGGAACATATATATGCGCAGAGTATTAATCACGGGGATGATCACAAGTCTGATTTGTGTTTGTCTGATCCTAGGAATCGATTATTTTCAAAGAGTCTACAGTACACAGTAAGCGTATAATATACACGTCTTTCAAACTCCTTTTGATTTTGGGATAATTACCCTGAAGTCAAAAGGAGGTTTTATTTTATGAGACAAGCAACGATTGATAAATGGATCGATATTTTCAAACATTATAATCCTGGAATGAGAGTTAGATATTACTGCAAGCAAATTGGTGTTAGCACCAGCTCTTTCTATAAAAAGAGAAAGTACTTTTTGTCACAGCCTGATCTGGCGGCATATATTCAGCTTGATTATGATGAAGTTATTAGTGAAGGCGCAGAAATGGATCATAGCGAATCATTAGGCACCGATCAGGAAAGCTTATATGATAACGGAAAGGCTTTAGATGTCATTGTGCCTCTTATGGTTGTTCCTGATGGTTCGGACCCTGACAGTTGCGAAAGTATGACTAATAACACAGAACTTTGTACCAGCGTATGCAGCGGCTCTGTTCTTGAAATTAATGTTGGTACGATTAGGTTAAGGTGCAGCACCGCCATACCGGAGGCGGATCTTATAAAACTGGTAAAGGTGTGTGGGGCGATATGAATTTCTTAGGAGACGATATTAAGCAGATTTTTGTATGCACGGAACCGGTTGACCTGAGAAAAGGCATTGACGGCTATGCAGCCATCGTTCAGTCTATCTTCCACAGAAGTCCGATGGATCATTGCCTATACATCTTCTGCAACAGATCGCACAATAAAATTAAGGCGCTCTACTATGACAACGCCAGCACAGGCTTTTGGCTGCTTTACAAAAGACTGGAAAAAGGAACGTTCAAATGGAAGATATCA harbors:
- the tnpB gene encoding IS66 family insertion sequence element accessory protein TnpB (TnpB, as the term is used for proteins encoded by IS66 family insertion elements, is considered an accessory protein, since TnpC, encoded by a neighboring gene, is a DDE family transposase.), producing MNFLGDDIKQIFVCTEPVDLRKGIDGYAAIVQSIFHRSPMDHCLYIFCNRSHNKIKALYYDNASTGFWLLYKRLEKGTFKWKISSDGSYAEISERQFRWLMEGLKINQPTAFKKIERQYV
- the pheT gene encoding phenylalanine--tRNA ligase subunit beta yields the protein MNASLKVLNNYVKVDDQDPLELSEKITRIGHEVEGHHPLAVGTKLVVGYVKECIDHPNSDHLHICQVEIAPGEVTQIVCGAPNVAAGEKVVVALPGCELYGGKIAAGKIRGEESNGMICSIAELIPDNRLLRDEDKAGIHVLPADAPVGVEALSYMGLDDFIMEIGLTPNRSDCMAMTSLAYEVGAVLRRPVTLPEIHHYDELESDITVDVETDLCPFFGAKLVKGVETHESPAWLRHALLSSGIKPINNIVDISNFVMVETGQPIHMYDYDKLNKKAFTIKQGFSGDYKMLDGEDYTIEKEDIIVSTDGTVGCVAGVMGADATKIDENTKNIVIEAATFDGPQLRMTARRLNLLTEASQHYIKGAINTANTLNVLDRCADLLKQLANAKEIYKTVATDYVAPEKKVTVSVERVNGLLGTSFTVEEIKDVFDRLCFSYDLDGTNFTVTVPAYRNDISMDADLIEEVARLYGYDNLPSTLPEMSMTQGLLTDKQAKERAIAHILSDLGLHETLTYTLTSPSKVNDFNLFHPDDENIKLMWPLGEEHSVTRKSILPHLLEVVKYNNDHAMKDVNIFEIANTYVNEEIEQLGIAMSGLYMDIPWMGEKVEASYYVVKGLVEKVMDVLNITPARYSLVRVEEDNKDFHPGRSAYIRMGKDIVGVIGQVHPAKAKAYGVGETYVAQLNLTALIGVRSSKLKFTALPQYPSVSRDLALIVDRDVPASDIERTIFKASKLIKDTTIFDVYEGEHVAKDKKSIAVSLMLQDEKRTLDEKTVNEAMEQVLAAVKKAYSAELRQ